In one window of Cydia pomonella isolate Wapato2018A chromosome 16, ilCydPomo1, whole genome shotgun sequence DNA:
- the LOC133526528 gene encoding uncharacterized protein LOC133526528, with amino-acid sequence MHVLLLLPLFAACTAMPSYIAVPADQIAFVDLSALRVRRVPRQTLTPPPPPPQLQQAPLYREYAAPVQEYAPQEQEYPVQYQQQPIALAPEPEAPARIVQIQAPVQRDVASAASALAERPPDFGEYVDFGAHTGDSGAFGWYADYPVNGHEDSYRK; translated from the exons CACGTCCTCCTGCTCCTGCCGCTCTTCGCGGCCTGCACGGCCATGCCTTCCTACATAGCAGTCCCGGCTGATCAGATCGCCTTCGTCGACTTGTCAGCTTTGCGTGTGCGACGGGTGCCAAGACAGACGCTTACTCCTCCCCCGCCACCCCCGCAGTTACAGCAGGCGCCGCTTTATAGGGAGTACGCCGCTCCGGTGCAGGAGTACGCCCCGCAAGAACAGGAGTATCCAGTGCAGTACCAACAGCAAC CAATAGCACTAGCCCCAGAACCAGAAGCCCCTGCGAGAATAGTACAAATCCAAGCGCCCGTACAGCGCGATGTAGCCAGCGCGGCGTCAGCGCTGGCAGAGCGGCCGCCCGACTTCGGCGAGTACGTGGATTTCGGTGCCCACACCGGCGACAGCGGCGCCTTCGGCTGGTACGCTGACTACCCCGTCAACGGTCATGAGGACAGCTACAGGAAGTAG